In Eublepharis macularius isolate TG4126 chromosome 4, MPM_Emac_v1.0, whole genome shotgun sequence, the following are encoded in one genomic region:
- the LOC129326997 gene encoding long neurotoxin 2-like has protein sequence MSKIVILVFCALLCLKTVKCLTCKRCYFHVNDVCGIGQGECKVSYRNATCMTKISKRDKTMSYGCGEKKNCSGPDRNKPYYIICCDTDLCNGVAPWTPVSETFTVPKFRGFVGSP, from the exons ATGAGTAAGATTGTGATCTTGGTCTTTTGTGCTCTACTCTGCCTGAAGACTG TAAAATGTCTGACGTGCAAAAGGTGTTATTTTCACGTGAACGACGTGTGTGGAATAGGACAAGGTGAATGCAAGGTCTCTTATAGAAACGCGACCTGTATGACCAAAATCTCAAAAC GAGACAAAACAATGTCAtatggctgtggtgagaaaaaAAACTGTTCTGGACCAGATAGGAACAAGCCATACTACATCATCTGCTGTGATACGGATCTCTGTAATGGGGTGGCACCTTGGACACCTGTCAGTGAAACCTTCACGGTGCCAAAATTTAGAGGCTTTGTAGGTAGTCCTTAA